Part of the Vigna angularis cultivar LongXiaoDou No.4 chromosome 1, ASM1680809v1, whole genome shotgun sequence genome, GATCATACACAAATCTCTTATACGTATTcttctattttactttattaaatgaACACGaccaatttttttatgaagtttTTACTGACGAAAAAATTTAACACCACACACACTCTACTAAAAATGTTTGTCATTGATAATTATATATGGAATATGTTTaccaaaactaatttataagtTAGCTTGtaactaattattattactaaaatattaatttacaaGTTTGGAGtcaataaattagtttattagcagtatttaattaaactatttatgatacggtataaacatatataattacataatgcTGTTATGCAAATAAAATTTTTacctttttgaaaaataagattatgtaattgtttttatattttttaaaataattaaatttttatacaactttttattatgaatttttttatttggactagtaattttttttatttagtttattttatgagtattaattatttattcttttagaattttttatctatataaaattagaaataagtaataatatgtaaaagatttaagaatagaaaaaatgaataaaaaatttaaattacaataatatgacaattaaaaaagttacaaattaaattaaatgaactAGATAAAGtagtttgtaattttataaattaaaaggttataaaataagatattaaacGTTTTCATAATGATcagaataattataatttactcaaataaactaATAggcaatttatttattttaccaaCTACATTCATATATTCacttttttaagtaaaaaaaaatgttactacttattaagtttttttctaattccagttttatttgaaaactATGAAATAAGGACCCATAATAATTGGAGTAAAGCAAACTTACTCACAAAGCATAAACCACACAACACATAACTGCATATAATGATATTAAAAGTCCAAGGAGTtatacagattaaaaaaaaaaggatttaaaGGTTTTGTTCTTAAACTTCCTTATTTGAGGTTTTCTCCTTGCACCTCCCAAATCTTGAGTTGCACCTGCTGATCTGGTGTGGTCCCAGTGTTGGTGTTGTGGTGGTCCCCATGATAGTCACGGTGGTGAATAGTGGTGTTGTCTCGTGTTGCTGATGGTGATGTTATTCGTTAAGAGATTATAAACGAATTACGTTTTAAAACCTTAATCATACTTCAACGATTAAGATCTCACTCACTGACGTTCAAAGTCGGTTGAGGTCTGACCGTAATTAGAAGTATGGTGATTAGATACCATGTTAGGTTCATAGTAGAGTAGCTTGGAAATATAAATGTGCAATATTACTATAGTCTTATCTTTTAAGAGTGTACTAATATACTATATACATTgtcttttgaatatttataacgaaatatttttgtttaatattattatggtattaaaatgagatgttagGTTAACATTCCATggtctttttattataaatatgatccataaatttaaaaaggaatgtatataatttaattcaaaacttGCAGCCAAGGAGATGAAAAAGTATATACTTTTTATccttataaatttatataaaaatattttaaaagaaaacctTTTCAAAGAATTTCTTAAATAGACAGAAATACCTAGCATTACcaatggaaagaagaagaaaaaaaaaagaacaagatCCAGAAACAGATACTCTGAAATACATTTAGTACATACCTGAAATAAAAGTTGCAGTTATCATAATGCACACTCATTATACTGATAATGTGAAGCTGAGGTGTGACTGAAGGAGTTTTGCAATAATTAATAGACAATACAACTAGCAGTCATCACCATTTGCACATACAAGGTTGGGGACATAACCGTATTAGGATTATTGACTTCATTATATGAGGGGCAAAGAATAGGCCACcactaaaaaaaatgtgaaaatggGTGCTACCAAGAAAACAGTAGTTTGAATATAACCAAATCAAAATGGAAGTTTCAAACTAGACAACTAACAACAAGCCTTTCACTAatcactatatttttttattgtcagATCAACagtatttttaaatgtatttttcacAGCACAACCAATGGTTTAAGAATTGCATGACCGCCAACAGTTCAAGGAATGattatattcataaatttcCTCTTTGCAAATGCCAACCACCATTTATTTGGAGTGCCGTTAGGTCTGTATGCAACGCTTAATAACCTCCCACTTGTTTCTTCCCTTATCTGCTTCAAATAGTTTTTGAGCAATTCTGCATTGTTGAGATCACAAAGCTTAAAATACAggaatatgaatataaataaatacatacaCACACGTGTGTGTAAAAAGGTTGAGTAAATTGCAACTGCATCAGGTAGAGTAAACACAACAATTTATAAAAGTTCAATCTAAGCTAGTATGAGCAATTTTAAATTCCCAATATGATAACAGTGTTCTCACCATCAATCATGTAAAGCAATGCCAATTGCACTGAGAAACATAAATTACGTTCATATTAAATGAGCTTCAACAATGACAGATCATCAGCTCTTTGAaaaaatatgcaaaagacgCTTGACTTGACTCTTAAAAAGGCTCAAGAATACAAGGAAATAAAAAACCTACATATATTGGTATAAATACAAGCTGAAATTTCCTCATAGGTGCAGAAAGTAATAGAACTGAAGTTTCCATTCCAACTATTTTTTTACACATCAAGGAAGTACATATTACAGTCTATTTTATAAAGTATTCCTATACttcctattttttttagttgGAATCTGAGCAGCAGTGAACCTGAACACTACAAAATTTGGATTACAGCAGCCAAATAAAGTCACTTAATAGCTAGTGAAGTTAGTTGTTTGAAATGAACCTCTCAGAATGATAGTTTTCCAGACTTGAGTCATATCTTCAGATCACTGAGGACATTTGGTATCACTCCAATCCATGTTTGTATATTCTGGCAGTTATATTAGATATACCTATCCGGCTTCATGGTTAGAGCTATACCTGCATCCCTACTTTCAGAAAACTTCTAACAAATGAAGGAAGATACTCGAATAGTTCATTATTTGCCAAAGACTAGACTTTCTTTGTTGGGTGTGTGCTAAAAATTCACAAAGATTAAGCTCTGATACAATTTCTTGTCTTCAAAACAAATGCCAGCCCCACATTGAGGCACAGACACACTCATTTGGTCATGTGAGTCTAAAGTGAACTTAGCCAGCAAATGTGAAAATGGTGTCAAATCTTGGGTAAGCAATcgattgaaaaataaaatgattaaggAACAActcaaatacatttttattgaCTATTTTCCTGAGGGCAATGGCGAAGGAATCAATAGATACTTCTCAATAAAACCTGGGAGGCGGACACCGATTAAATACATAGAGAATTAAGTGCTATGATTAAGCTAAGCTTATGCGTCTACTTATAAGAACATCAAGGTGAAGGAATAGTAATGACAAGATTCACCTGCTTCGTCGTGTGATTGAGGAAGGGGGAAAAGGCCCGGAAATGGAAAGCCAGACTCTCCAGGGACAGGAACCTTTTCGAGACCCAAGTTGATGATTGCTTTGGTTCCTTCAGCCAAGGTTCTGCAACCTTCAAGCCTTTTGAGAGCGATGTTGATGTAAAAAGTCAAGTATATGAGAAGCTTATCGGCAGGGCTCTTGATGTCAAAGTTTCTGAAGAACACATTGGCTCGAAAGAAGGTGATGGCTTCATCCACGATATCAGTTGTATCTGTACCACACATCACTGTCAAAGCATATCCCAATCCCAGAAACCACAAAAAGCACAACAGAAcaaaaaacaatagaaaaaccTTGATCTGAAACAGGAGCAGGTCCCTTGATATGGCTCttgagaggaagaagaggacaCCCACAAGCTCTACTCACCCCATCTTCATTCACAAAACTAGAGTGATAAACCTTTTCCATACAGAACAATGACAACAATCATTTTCAATTGGGAATCAAAAATTGACAACGCCgcaaaattatgaattttgaatAAGCACGAATTGAATTGAATCCTTCGTACCATGTCTATTGTGGCCACGATAAGAACAAGGATTGCTCAGAAGATTTCAATTGCAACCCAAGCGTTTCTGAAAATgaagggaaaagaaaacaatccaAGCATGTAAATGAGTAATTCTTTGGAGTGAAACTGAGAAATTGATAAATGTGCACCAAAACAACCAAAAGTGGAAGTAAATTGAATAATTATGATGCCAAATTTGTTAGGTGATGTGAAATCAAGATTGCGGAAAAAGTAACTATAAATTGGAATGCGATCTGACAATAACGATAGTGGTTAGTTTATTCTTTATACCAATGTCAACAACGCTTAAGAGACAAGTAAACAATGTAACTATGAACGTTGGTAATTTATTCGGGCCAGCTTTCAACAACAAGCCCAAACTCATTTAGCCCTACGACATTCTTTGCAAGAAAGTCCATGGTTCATTTCATCCAAAAAAAACCATGAACCTAACCATAAATCCTAACTTGAGGGTTACTTCCTACACCACCCCActttgctccctccaccaccacatttttctaaaattccaaaattatcttttatattttaaaatatcctacaccccacctcttttcttcaacggatgtcaacatccgttgaagaaaaaattcttcaacggacgtgccacatccgttacctttttttgttttttagcttttagttattttattttttttgttttaaattaatatataaatattatttaattattttaaaattattacttaattatttataaattaattttattttatttaataaaataataattattaattttaatttatgtattattatttaaataataattaaaaaatttattataaatatattaaaacgaatgtgccacatccgttaacggatgtggcgacatccgttgcatttttgttttttagtttaacttttttatcttttttattttaaattaatatacaaatataatttaattattttaaaattattatttaattatttataaattaattttattttatttaataaaataattattattaattttaatttatgtattattatttaaataataattaaatttcttttataaatatatgaaaacggatgtcgccacatccgtgGCAACATCCGTtgccttttttttgtttttagttttttaattttttatattttaaattaataaataaatattatttaattttttaaaaattattatttaattatttataaattaattttattttatttaataaaataattattattattttaatttatatattattatttaaataataaataaaattttttttaaaattctattaaacggatgtggccacatccgttgaagtttttttttaaaataaaaataataaactaaaatataaaatatgtaaatggatgttacggatgtcaacatccgttgaaggtgaaacggatgttgacatccgttttatagaAGGGCAAATAAGGTATGGGGAGGTGCAGGGAgcggttggtggtggtggagggagcaactctctcCTAACTTTAATCCTAGTCTTAACCCAAACTCAAGCCCTAACCCAAACACATACCCTAACCCTAAACGTAGTTATACTAGTAACCCTAACTCTTCTCATAAAACCTAAACGAGGATGTAACCCTAATCCTAACCTATCCCTAACCATAATCCTAAACCTCAAAACCAATCGTAACCCTAACCCAACCTCAAACCATAATCATACATTAATCCAACTCTAACTCTAACACTTTGTTCACTTAAATGTATatgggagagagtgattgaatggatttgagagaatttgaagataaattttttgttgtttagtggatttggaggtaagtaagagtgaatttggaagtaaatttttttaatttgttacatcaatcaaatcttacactaattctcacaaattttacttccaaatcactttatccactcaaataaataacaacaaaatttaccttcaaatctcTCAAATatattcaatcactctcccctaaatttattcaagtgaacaaagtcaAATATAACCTTAAACCTAATCAGAACCTTAACCATAAACCATGATTCATATCCATAATTGTAACCCTACTACTAACacataaaccctaaccctaacacTAACAATAAACCTAAACATAATCATAAACCCTAACCCTTAAACTTAAACATTGACCATAATTGTAACTATAACTCTAATCCTAACCATACAACTTACAATAACCATAACTTTAATCATAACCCAACCTTGACTCAAACTGTGACCATAACCCCAAAACATAAACCCTAGCCCTACCGCATAACCCTAACCAACCCTTAAACATTAATCC contains:
- the LOC108333514 gene encoding actin-related protein 2/3 complex subunit 3, which produces MVYHSSFVNEDGVSRACGCPLLPLKSHIKGPAPVSDQDTTDIVDEAITFFRANVFFRNFDIKSPADKLLIYLTFYINIALKRLEGCRTLAEGTKAIINLGLEKVPVPGESGFPFPGLFPLPQSHDEAELLKNYLKQIREETSGRLLSVAYRPNGTPNKWWLAFAKRKFMNIIIP